CCGGCGATCGCGGTCTCGCCCCGGTCGACCGCCGTCATGAAGGCTTCCTTCGCCATGTCCATCTGGACCTGCTTCACGTTCCGTTCGCCGGCGGGCAGGAACTCGACGTCCTCCTCGAAGCGGCGCAGCAGCTCGGCGACCTCCGCGCTGCCCGGCAGCCCGGCCTCCGGCGGCACCTCGACGACCGCCTCGAACGGGTGGTCGCCGATGGAACCGCGCACGGTGATGAGCGCGTGCACGTCCATCTCCACGTCGAGGTCGATGGCCGTGCCCCGGGGCGTGGAGGACGGCACCGGCACCTTGATGACCTGGATCTGCCGGGAGTGCTGGAAGAGCCGGAACTCCACGGTGGTGGTGTCACCGGGGTGGCGGAAGTCGTAGCGGTCCTTGAACGGCAGCGGGCGCAGCGCCGGGACCAGCACATCGCGCTGGGTGCGCCCCTCCCGGGTCACCTCCAGCAGGATCGGCTTGGCGTTGATGGCCGCGCTGGTCGTACTGCCCCCGGGCTTGGCCGCGGTGACCCGGTCGTGGACCACCGCGCGTCCGACGGTCGCCAGCAGTTCGCCGTCGGCGTCGAACACGTCCACGGTGAGCAGACCCTGCGCGTCGGGCCGCACGGGAATGCGGGTAAACGCGAAGCCGCCGTCCGCCTTGATCGGCGCCTCGTCCTCGTACTCGTCGGTCGCGAGCCGCACGGAGCCGCCCGTGAGATCGAGACCCGGATCGAGCGCCTCGACCGTCCCGCCGACCACCGTACGGTCCGAGGCGGTGACCACGGTGCCGCGGAAACTCACCCGGACCGTCCGCTCCTCGTTCAGGATGTCCAGGCCGCCGACCGCCGCGGCCCGCACCGCCGCGCCCAGCGCGACGACCGTGTCCACCTGCTCGTACACCGGCTCGGCGCACTTGGCGCGCGGCGCGCCCGGGTCGGGGTCGGGAGAGCCGGGGGCGAGCGCGCAGAACCGGCTCCGCACCATCTCCCGGACCAGCGGCAGATGGGTGGACCCGCCGGCCAGGATGATCTGGTCCACGTCGGCCAGGGTGATCCCGGCCTCCCGGGTCGCCTGGTCCAGCGCCTCGTCGCAGTACTGGAAGGTGCGCTCCAGGACGGGCCGGGCGATCGCCTCCAGCTGCGCGCGGTCCACGACCGTGTCGATGACGACCCGCTGCCCCTCCTTGTCGGTCAGCCCGCCGGAGTCGCGGAGCATGAACTCCGTACGGTCCGACAGCCCCTTCTTCACGGACTCCGCGAGGGACCGCAGCCGCCGGAAACGCAGCCGGTCCTCCGCGTCGTCCTCCAGGTCCAGATCCATGGCCCAGTCGTCGTCGAGGATCAACTGCTGGAGATGGTGGGCGAGTTCGGTGTCGATGTCGTCCCCGCCGAGCATGGTGTTGCCGCTGATGCCGAGCACCTTGAAGTCGGCGGCCTTGCAGCGCACCACGCTCACGTCGAAGGTGCCGCCGCCGAGGTCGTAGACGAGGAAGACACCGTCCCGGATGCCGGTCCGCCAGCAGTGGTAGCTCGCGGCGGCCGTCGGCTCGTGCAGCAGGTCCACCACCCGCAGCCCGGCGCTCTCCGCCGCCTTGCGGGTGGCGTCGATCTGCGGCTGGTCGAAGTAGGCCGGCACGGTGACCACGGCACGGTCGACGACCCAGCGCACGTCCGGGGTGTCGAACTCCGCGACGTCCTGCTCGATCTGCCGCTTCATCTCCTTCAGGATCTCCGCCGAGATCGCGACGGGCGTGCGCTCCTCGCCCGCCAGCGTCACCGTCCGGCGCGATCCCATCAGGCGTTTGACGGAGGTGACCGGTTCCGGCTCGCTGCCCACCCGCGCGAACGCCTTGCGCCCGACGACCAGTTCACCGCCGCGGGGACTGAGCCACACACAACTCGGTGTCGTACGGGCGTTCATGGCGTCCCGGTGGATCACGATGTCGGTGTCGGTCGGATTCATCACCGCCACCGCGCTGTTGGTGGTCCCCAGATCGATCCCGACGGCCTTGCTCACGTACTGCGTCATACGTCGTCCCCTGCGTCCTGTGCTGCGTCTGCCGCGGCCACGGTGTCCTCCGTGTCCCCCGCCTCGTCTGCCGGCGCGCCCGACGGGGCGCCCATGATCACTTGCCCCAGCCGTACGACCGTGCCGCGGTCGAGCACGATCGGCTCCACGGTCTCCGCCACCACCTCGGCGGTGAACTCGGGCCCGTACCGCCACCCGGCGATGTCGACGACGTCGGCGACCGACTCGTACGGCTCGCCGACGGGGTCCCGTGTGGTGATGCCCGCCGTGTGCAGGGGCTCCCGCACCTGCTTGCCCGCCACGGCGAGACGGCGGCCCAGCGACCTGTCGCCCGCGGCCTCCAGCGGACCGGCCGCCGCCCGGGCCAGCTGCTCCAACCGCGCCACGTGCACGGCCAGTTCGATCAGGACCTGACGGGCCGCCGCGGTCTCCTTGCGGACCCGGTTGCCCTCGTCCTGGAGATCGGACCAGTACCGCTGGAGCAGGACGGCCATCTCCCGGCCGGGGCTCACCGGGTCCGCCGCCTCGGCACCCTCGGGGACCGGACGCGGCTCGAACTCGTCCCAGCCGACCGGAGTCGAGCCGACCGGAGTCGAGCCGACCGGAGTCGGGTCGGCCGGAGTCGGGTCGGCCGGGGGCGGGTCGGCCGGGGCCGTGCCAGGGGCCGTGTCAGCCGAAGAGGACATCGCGTGCCTCCAGCGGGGGGCGCTCCAGGTACAGCGGCACCGGGGGACGGTCCAGGGCGGGCCGGATGTCGACCTCCGGTGGCGTCAGCATGCCGTCCAGCAGCCGCCGGGCCACCGCGGTGAGATCGAAGTCCGCCGCCCGGGGCGCCCCCGCCGGGTCCGGCCGGGACGCGAACACGACCGGACGGCGGCCGTACTGCTTGGCGAAGTCCTCCCACCGCTCGCCCCGGTAGTCCGCGCCCGGAGCCTCCAGCAGCGCGTGCAGCCGCCGCTTCCCGGGCGGGCCCATCAACTCGTCCTTGGCCCACTCGGCGAGCGCGCCCGCCTCGTGCGCCCCGGTCAGGGAGAGCTCCCGGAAACGCTCCGCCACCTCCTCGTCGTCCGCCGACAGGGAAAGCCCGAGGACATGAAAGGGATTCGGCTTCATAGGACTTCTGTCTCTCCTGTCTCTGCTGTCTCTCCTGGTGCCGCCGGGTTTCCTTTTCGCTCTCCTGGCTCTCCCCGGCCGGTCCGAGCCCTCGTCGACATCCCCGCCGGGCGGCCAGGACGTGTACGCGCCCTGCTCCAGAAGCTCGGCCGCGTTGTCGTCGCCGGGGTCCCATCGCAGGGCCTGCCGGTACATGTGGGAGGCGGAAGCGCTGTCGGCCGCCACGAACAGCCCGAGGTACTTGTAGTGGATGCACAGCGCCCGGTTGCCCGGCAGATGGCCCTTGCCCGGAGTGCAGAACGGGGCGAGCCCGTCGGCGAACTCACGTGCCCTGCCGATCACCTTGCGCAGTTCCGCGGTCCGTTTCATCTGGTAGAGGCAGTGCTGCAGACTGTTGTGCCAGTCGAGCGCGGTCCGCAGCAGCCGGGGCAGCGGCACACCGAGACCGGTCAGGGGTCTCAGCGCGTCGATACCGGACTCGTAGTCCTTGTCGATGCCCTCGGCGAGCCCCTCGATGGCGACCGGGTCATTGAGCGCCTTCTCGGCGGTCAGGACCGCCTCGGCACACCACTCGTCGGTGACCGCGCCGGCCAGCGCCGAGATCTCGGCCCAGCGCCGCGCGTCGACCGTCACGGACCAGCCGAAGCCGAACTCGCCCAGCAGGCCGCGCACTTCGGACTCGTCCATGCGCACGGCCACCAGCACCCGCAGATGCAGCCGGGCGGTGTCCCGCTCCCCGGCCCGGAGCGCCTCGGCGCCCAGTCTGCGGTGCAGGGCGAACAGTTCCCGGCACACCGTGGTACGCAGCAGGGTCTCCTCCTCGGGCGCGGCGGGCTCCTCGCCGTGCTGCTCCCAGAACCGCTCCGAGGCCAGCAGCAGGGTCCACAGCACGGTCGCCCGGGCGAGGTGCCCGCCCCCGTGGACGGCGTCCGCCGGTCCGCCCAGTGCCGTGCCCCGGTGCAGCAGGGCCAGGGTGTGGTGGAGACGGACGTCGTACGCCCAGGTCCGCAGGCCGTCCGCCCAGCACCGTTCGACGCGCGGGGACTCGGCCGTCCGCAGGGCGTCGGTCAGTTCGGGATCCGCGCGGACCGACGCCTCCAGGGCCGCGTAGCGGCCGGGCCGCTCCCAGGGGACGGGCTCCCCCTCCGCGCCGGGGAAGACCCGGTCCAGCAGACGGTGGACGCAGGTGTCCAGCTCCAGGCCTCGCGCGAGCGCCTCGATCCTGCCCCGGGAGGGCAGCCGACGCGTCGTGGGCCCGGCCGGCCGGAGCACGGCGGCGGCCCGGTGCAGGAACCCGGCGCCGCGCAACAGCTCCCCGGCCCGGTGGGCGGCCACCGCGAGATGGCAGAGCGACAGGACGTACCGGGTCCGGACCTCACCGTCGTCGCGCCCCTCCCGCTCCGCCTCCCGCAGGGCCCGCTCCCACAGCTCCGCCGCCGTCGCGAAGTCCCCGAGGGCCGCCGCGCAGTTCCCGAGGACCCCCGCCCCGACCGGAGCCGGCTCGGCCCCCGCGAGCCCCTTCACCCACTCCAGCAGCCCCTGCCCGTCACCGCCCCGCCCTCGCCCCCGCGCCCCACCGCCCTTCCGCCGTCCCGACGGGCCACCGGCCCCGCGCCCGCCCGCCGCGCCGCCACGCGCACCGCCCGCCCTGCCTCCCGCCGCCCCGCTCTCCGCGGCGTGGGCGAACAGCGCGGGAAGGAGGTGGGCGAGGTCGGTGACCGTGGACAGGTCGTAGTGGGGTGCCGCCGCGGAGAGCAGTTCCAGGGACCGCAGGGGGTCGCTCTCCACGAGGCCCGCCGCGTGCACGACCCGGAACAGTGCCGCCCGCTCCCCGGCTCCGACCGGCGGCGGTGCCGAGGGCGGACGGCCCTCCAGCGCGTCGGCGAGCACACCGCACAGCTCACCGTCCGCCGGCGCCGCCCTCAACTCCCGTACGGCGGCGGCCCGATCGCCCCGCGTCAGCTCTCCCACGGCGGAGGCGAGCGCCAGCACCGGCTGTGTCCCCGGCCGTGTCCGCTGCCGCGGCACCGCCCCTTCGGCCGGGCTCCGCTCGTCGGACAGCCGCCCCTCGTCGGTCGGTCGCGCCTCGTCGGTCGGCCGTACCGTGCCGGACGGGCCCGTCTCGTCGAATCGCGCGGTGTCGTCGAATCGCCCCGTCCCGTCCGGTCGCTGTCCCGCCGGGGCCGGCGGGTGTCCGGTGGGTGAGTGGGCCAGTGCCGCGGCGCCGGCCCGGTCGGCGAGGGTGTGCAGCTCGGGCAGGGGGTGACGGCCGGCCAGGGTCCGGACCAGATGGGCCAGGGCGTCCCGGCGGTAGGGCGTCGTGCCGCGCATGCTGGCCGCGGTGAGGGCGGTGGCCAGGACGGTCACGGCCTCGGGGGGCGGGTCGTCGGACTCCTCCAGCAGCGCGACCAGCCGCCGGCACAGCTCGGGGTCGGCGGTTTCGGGGTCCTCGGCCAGCAGCGCCAGCCCGAGGACCCACTCCGCCCAGGGGTGCTGCCGCACGGAGGGGGACAGCACGGCGGGTCCGTCGCCGGACGCGACGGCGGTGGCGTGGGCGACCGTCCGCGCGGCCCGCTCCAGCACCGCCGCGTCCGCCGGCACCGCGTCCGGCGCGGTCGCGAGGGCCCGGCCCAGCTCCCTGGCCGCCCGCCGCGCGTGGTACGGCGCGTCCTCGGGGTCCTCGGTGCCGCCCTCCCCGGCGAAGCGGTGCAGCCGGAGCGCGCCGAGCGCGTACGGCACCTGCGGCAGCCGGTGGGCCGTCAGCCGCCCCAGCCCCTCCTCGACCACCCCGTCCGCCGCACCGCCGACCGCCTCGGCCCACACCCGCAGCAACTCCGCCTTCTCACCGCCCAGTCCGGCGAGCAACCGCCCCGCCCTCGCCGGACGCAGCTCCTCCAGGTGGTGCGCCGCCAGCACCAGCACCGCCCGACCGTGCCCGAGCGAGCGGGCCTCCTCCAGCAGCCGCCGCCCCTCCTCCGGATTCCGGCGCAGCGCCAGCAGCCCCGACCACAGCAGCCGGTCGGCCCGCGGCAGCCGCCGGTACAGCGGCTCCGTGAGCAGTGCGGCCATCTCCGCCGCTCCCGTCGCCCGGCCGTACGCCGCCCCCAGGACCGTACGCAGCGCCTCCAGCCGTCTCGGCGCGCCCCGGCCCTCTGCGGGCAGTACCGCTTCTCCCCGGTCCGGCGGGTCGGGGCGCCGGCGGCCCTCGGCCAGGTCACGGCGGACCCGGCCGACGCGCTCGTAGCCGGGCGGCACGGCCGCCGCCGCGTGTTCGGCGGCGGTGCCGGTCAGCGCGTGCGGTTCGGTGTCCAGCAGCAGGCGGGCCAGCGCCCAGTCGTCCGGGTCGCCGGTCATCCGTTCGATGAGGAGCCGGAGTCCGGCGCGGTCGCCGGTCAGATACAGCGACCAGGCGGCGTGGTACCGCCAGGCGGCGGCCGGGGACTCGCCCCGGGTGAGGGGGACGAGGAGATCGCGGGCCCGCGCGGCGTCACCCTCCAGCAGTCGCAGACGGCCCCGGGCGTAGTCGAGCCAGGGGCCCACCTGGTGGGACGGGGGCGGCGCGGCCAGCCGGGCGGCCGGGACGGGAGGCGGCCGGTCGGAGTCCTCGTCGAACCAGGCCAGCACCCGCCCGAGTCGGGCCGTGGCGGCGAGGCCGGGTGCGGCGAGTTCCTGGCCCCCCGATGCCTGGCCCCCCACGCCCGCGTCGGCCTGCTCCGCCGCGTCGAACGCCCACCCCGGGACCTCGGCGGCCAGGCCCGCCCGGATGCAGGAGAGCAGGAGCCCGAGGAGCGCGATCGTGTCGTGGGGGTCGGCGATGCGGGCGGCCAGGAAGTGCGCCCGGGCCGCGTCGAGTTCCCCGGTGACGCGCAACGCGTGCAGCCCGGCCGCGCGGTCCGCGCCCGGCAGCCCGGTCGCGGCCAGCGAGGACGCCTGCCGCAACCGCTCCGCGTCCGAGGAGAAGTCCACCCGCAGCACCTCGGCGGCGAGCGCCAGCACCGCCGGGGGCCGTGGCCCGGACCGGCCCAGCAGGTCCGCGCAGACCTCGATCCGGGGCGCGTCCCGCGGTCCGGAGCGGGCCAGCTCGTCCGCGACCGAGGCCCTCGCCGTGTCCCGCAGCGACTCCGTCCAGTACAGCCGGGTCAGCAGGTCGCAGGCCGGCGTCTCCTCGCCGCGTCCGAACCGCGCCGCGGCGAGCGGCCGTACGGCCTCGTCGAGCGGAACGCCGTCACCGGCCCCCGCCACGCGCCCGGAGAGCGCCTCCAGCGCCCCGAAGTCGTCCTCGGTCAGCAGCGGCCGGTACGGCGGCCCGGTCACGGACCGTACGAAGTCGACGTAGAACGGGGCGACGGCCTCGGGGCGTCTCTCCCACTGCGCCCAGATCCTGCGCAGCTTCGTCAGACCGCTGTGCGGATCGGGGTCCTGGAGAGCCGTCTGCCACTGTCTGCGCAGTCGGCCCGAGGACGAGAAGAAGTCACCGAAGGACGTGGGCGCGCTCATGACGTCGTCCTCACCCCCTGTCGTTCTCGCGTCGCAGCAGATCCTCGAAGTGTCGGGCCTGGTAGCCGTTCCCGGCCCGCCGGTAGGCGTCGGCCGTCCGTGTCAGCAGGGCGTGACGCTCCCTGCGGGTCCGCAGCAGCGCGCTGGCGCGCACCAGCTGCCAGGACTCGGCCAGCCGCCGGGCCGCGCCGGCCGGGT
The sequence above is drawn from the Streptomyces griseiscabiei genome and encodes:
- a CDS encoding Hsp70 family protein, which encodes MTQYVSKAVGIDLGTTNSAVAVMNPTDTDIVIHRDAMNARTTPSCVWLSPRGGELVVGRKAFARVGSEPEPVTSVKRLMGSRRTVTLAGEERTPVAISAEILKEMKRQIEQDVAEFDTPDVRWVVDRAVVTVPAYFDQPQIDATRKAAESAGLRVVDLLHEPTAAASYHCWRTGIRDGVFLVYDLGGGTFDVSVVRCKAADFKVLGISGNTMLGGDDIDTELAHHLQQLILDDDWAMDLDLEDDAEDRLRFRRLRSLAESVKKGLSDRTEFMLRDSGGLTDKEGQRVVIDTVVDRAQLEAIARPVLERTFQYCDEALDQATREAGITLADVDQIILAGGSTHLPLVREMVRSRFCALAPGSPDPDPGAPRAKCAEPVYEQVDTVVALGAAVRAAAVGGLDILNEERTVRVSFRGTVVTASDRTVVGGTVEALDPGLDLTGGSVRLATDEYEDEAPIKADGGFAFTRIPVRPDAQGLLTVDVFDADGELLATVGRAVVHDRVTAAKPGGSTTSAAINAKPILLEVTREGRTQRDVLVPALRPLPFKDRYDFRHPGDTTTVEFRLFQHSRQIQVIKVPVPSSTPRGTAIDLDVEMDVHALITVRGSIGDHPFEAVVEVPPEAGLPGSAEVAELLRRFEEDVEFLPAGERNVKQVQMDMAKEAFMTAVDRGETAIAGHEFEQMQAIADSVRKHEGGELQPPRADFERLVKDCVELNRYVTMVGAETGTPHDEREIALAVEAQREHGEGALTAGDQRSYSEVITQLQHIFDHLRTVAFRQQRKEQPISETERATAMLGAAEEALAEVRRLVQASAAATPAHRVEVEDIGQRLSGLGSLIARDPQQVQSQAAQERQRLLQLKNICLGSSGGPGGPGPGSVPEAT